The sequence below is a genomic window from Acetivibrio clariflavus DSM 19732.
AGTACATTGTACTTTTTAAGACGTTTAAAAGTCTCATCAATATCTGTTTCCATCTTTTGGCTTAGTCTTGATTCGCGCATCTGGCTGTAAAAGCCGTCCATGGAACAGACAACACCGTTTATATAGTTTCTTCCATTTTCCAGCACGCTTTTATTCATACAATTAATAAGCTCAATATCAGCAACTGCCGGATAGGAAACCGGAACATAGGTGGCACTTGTGGCTTCCTCACGCATTGCTCCGGTCGGAATAACCAGCTTTCCAAGCATGTCGTCTTTAAGTCCCATTGTAGTACCCATTCTTATGGCTACTTCCATACCGCACTGATACATTTCTTCCATGGCAATTGCTGCAGACGGTGCACCTATTCCCGTTGACGAAACGGTTATGGGCATTCCCTTATAAGTTCCGGTATAGGTGTTAAATTCTCTATTAAAAGCAACATGCTTTGGGTTATCCAGTAATTTTGCCAAAATTTCAACGCGCCACGGATCGCCCGAAAAGATTACATATTTTGCAATTGTTTTCTCATCACCGCGCAAGTATAATGTTTCCATCTTATTTTCCTTCCTGTGATATAAATTTCTTATAACGTTCCAAGAATTCTTCCTGGGTTGGAGCATTGGTAGTGCATCCCACCTTTTCAATAATAAACGAAGAAAGAACACTTCCCATATTGCAGCATTCCTCAACACTCTTGCCGTTCGCGTATCCATAAAGGAATCCTGACATATAAGCATCTCCGGAACCTGTAGTATCTACAACTTTACCGAATTCAGCAGCTTCGATGGTATTTGAAACTATTCCTTCATCGGTTTTTTGGAAGTACATGCTTCCGTTTTTACCAAGGGTGGTAACTATGATTTCCGCACTTCCCTTTTGAAAAAGCTCCGTTATAGATTCAAGCTTGAACATTCGTTCAATTTCTTCCCTTTCACCTTGATTAGTGAAAATAATTTTGCTGGAAAACAATACTTTTCTAAAGAATTCTTCAGGGAAGGCATCAAAATCACATTTCATTCCGAAAACCAATGGAACGTTGTGCTTCATGCATTTATTGAAAAACTCCACATTATCTTCATATGAGCCCACTGTCATTACGCCAAGGCGTGTCTCCTCAAAAAATTCATCCTTAATACTTTCTGCATATTTTCCATCCATTGCACCGGGATAAAAAATAGTTATATGATTGTTGTTTGAGTCTGCAATGAGGTAGCAGTTAGAGGTAGTTTCATTAGGAATAATTTCAACTGCATCAAGGCATACCCCAACGCTTTCTAAGTATTCTAAAAATCCCGTTTCTTTATAATCCAACTCTCCCACTCGAATTATGGGAAGTGCCTTCAATCCTAGTTTTGCAGTAAGATAGGCAATATTGGTTTGACAGCCGCCATAATAGATTTTGGCATTATTGCTGTTTTCAATAATTGAAGTGTATCCATATCTTACAGGAGTTTGCGTTTTAATAATCCTGTCAAGGCTTACATAGCCGCTGGTTATAATATCGTATTTCATCCGGAAATCTCTCCTTTGTCCATAAGAGCAAATAATTCTTCAGAAGTAACAACCTTGCCTAAGTATTTTTTTATATCTGTCAAATGCACTTGATTGACAACCTCGTCATTAGTTGCTACACAATCCGACACTACAATGGGCAGATAATCAAGGTTATAAGCATCGGTAACTGTCGCCCGGATACAGCAGTTGGTTTTTGTACCCACTATGATTACATTCTCAATCTTATTTTCCCTCAGAACCATATCAAGGTCGGTTCCCACAAAACCGCTGTATCTTCTCTTTCTTATCACATAATCTTTAACAGGGTCCACTTCCAGCATAGGATCTATTTCAATCCCATCGGTCCCCTCAATACAGTTAGGCCTCATATTCTGAAGATTTTTATCAAATTTGTCTTTCCGGTAACAGTGCTGGAGGAAGATAACCAAAAGTCCGTGTTTTCTGCACTCCTCCAACACTCGTTTTATTCTCGGCAGCACTTCCCTATTCTGGGGGTAGTATACCAATCCTTTCGGATCGGTAAAATCTTTAAGCATATCTACAATAATCAAAGCTGACTTACTCAAGTTTGAACCCCCTTAAATTGTTGTTGCGATTTTGTATGACAGAAACCACAAGCAGCACTACTACTATGGTCAAATAAGGTACCATCTCAAACAATCCCGATACAGGCCCGGCAAACAGAGCCAGATTGATGGCAAGAGATTTGGCGAGACCGAAGAGTATGGCATATAAAGAGCATTTTAACGGTTCACCTCTGCCGCAGTAAATTGCAGCAATTGCTATAAAACCTCTCCCTGCTGTCATACCGTTTGTAAAGAGCGCAAGCCTTTCAACGGAAAGCTCCATTCCGGCGAGAGCACAAAGTGCCGCACCTATAAGCACCGCAGCATATTTAATTGCATTTACATTGATACCTACCGATTTAGCCGCTTCCTCATTTTCTCCAACTACTCTTACATAAACGCCAAACTTTGTATCGTATAACACAATGCTCACTACTATTATCAAAAGAAAAGCAGTATAGGTAATGGCAGTATGTCCGCTTAACAGGCTTCCAATGATAGGTATATCCTTAATTATCGGAATATGAATTTTTAAGTCGGAAACACTTACTGTAGAACTTACATTTATATTCGCAATTTTTAAATACTTGAGTACAAAGGCACTTAGGGCTGTAACAAACAAGTTGATTCCAAATCCCGTAATAATGAAATTACTTTTAAACTTTACACTCAGTAGAGCGAATATCCATCCTAGAATAAGTGTTAGCAAGACGCTAATCAAAAGTCCCATCCACAGACTTCCTGTAATCATAACTGCCAAGGCGCTGGAGAAAGCCCCCATCAGCATCATACCTTCAAGCCCTATATTAAGTACGTTGGCTTTATGGGCAAACAGTCCTCCCAATACAGCCAATAGGATGGGCGTACTGTGGTAAATCATATCATATAATATGTTATTAGTTAGATTCATACTAATTCCCCTTCTGTTACATCAACACTCATTGCTTTTTGTCTTTCTGCTTCCCGGTTTAAATATCCCTGTCAACTTATCAAATAGGCCGCTGTTTTGCTTTACAAACCTTACGGAAAGACATAAAATGAGTATTCCCTGAATAACACCTACAATGTCCTTGGGTACATTGGTAAACAATCCGATATATTCACTGCCTGTTTTCAAAGCTGCATAGAACACCGCTGCAATTAGTACTCCAATAGGATTGTGATTACCGAGCAATGCTATTAACATACCATCCCAGCCAAGTCCCGGGCTTCCTGAAAAATCAAGAGTAAACCTGTATTTCTCACTCATTAGGTATCCGGCACCTGCCAAACCGCTCACAGCTCCACTGATAAGCATTATAAAAATAATCTTTTTAGCCACTTTCATTCCGGTAGCTTCGGAAAACTCCGGATTTTTTCCTATTGCAGTAATTTCAAAACCCAGCTTCGATTTCTTGAAAATCACATAGAGAATAGCAAATACTATAAGTGCCAGAAAGAAAAACATTGTCAAGTCGCTGTTTAAAATCTTATTAAACATGGCACTATCATTAATTGCATAGGTTGCAACGTATCCGGAAGCCGGGTCCTTAAACACTCCCTGTGCAAGGTATTTGACAACCTCAACCACTACATAATTCAACATTAAGGTAACAACCATTTCATTAACCTTGAAGTAAGCTTTCAGAACTGCAGGAATGAGTGTAAAAACCATACCGACAATCATACCTGTAAGAAGGCATAGCATTATATGAAGAACCGGATTTATGCCTTTAATGCTAAAACCAACAACACCGGCAAAGAAGCCGCCCAGAACTGCTGCACCTTCCACACCCATATTGAATATATTGGCTTTAAAGGTAATGGCAATGGCTAGTCCAGTCAAAATCAAGGGTGATGCAAAATGCAGTGTTTTCAAAATTCCCTTGACACTAAAAAGAGATTTCTGTATCATAATTTGGTAAGTTAGAAACGGGTTTTCACCAATTGCTGCAATTATTATTCCACCAACAAAAAGTGCTATAATTATAGGTATTAAGATACTATAGATATTTGATAAAATCTCATTCTTCTTTTTCATAATATCCCTCAGTCATAGGGTTATTGGGTGATGCCAGCCATCAGCAGTCCCAGCTTTGAACTGTCGGCCTTATCCCCTTCAACCTCTCCAATAATTTTACCTTTGTACATAACAATTATTCTGTCGCTTAGACCCATTATTTCACTAAGTTCACTTGAAACCAAAAGTATTGCTTTATTTTGTCTTCTAAGCTCAAGTATCTTATTGTGAATAAATTCAATGGAACCGATATCAACACCGCGGGTTGGCTGACTTGCAATCAAAACCTTGGGATTTGAATCAAATTCCCTTGCAATAATGACCTTTTGAGCATTTCCTCCGGAAAGCTGTGATACCGCGCCTTCAGGATCGGCTACCCTTATGTCGTATTTCTCCAGAAGAATATCCCTGTTTTTAGAAATATTCTTCTTATTCAAAATTCCATGTTTACAAAACTTTTCATCATCATGATAACCGGCAATCAGATTATCACTAAGGGACATTTCTTTGCAGAGCCCCTGGGCATAACGATCCTCGGGAATTATTCCCACTCCAGCTTTGCGAAGTTCATCGGGCCACTTGTTGGTTATATCCTCACCATAAAGCTGGACATTACCTTCCGTTGAAACCATAAGTCCGGATAATACTTTTACAAGCTCGCTCTGTCCGTTGCCTTCTACTCCGGCAATTCCAAGAATTTCGCCTTCCCTGATTTCAAAATTTATATTGTCCAAAACTTTTTTCCCGGAATTGTTTGTCGTAGACAAACCACTTACTTTATAAGCTACCTTGTTTTTATCAACAGACTTCTTTTCCCTTTGAACCTGAAGTGTAACTTCATGGCCCACCATCATCGTAGCAATCTCCTCGGGATTTGTCTGCTTTGTAGGTTTGCTTCCGACAACCTTGCCCCTTTTAATAACAATGACCTGGTCACTAACTTCCATAACCTCACGAAGCTTATGAGTTATAAGAATAATGGTTTTGCCTTGTTTCTTCAATTCTTTAAAGCTGACCAGCAGTTCATCAACTTCCTGCGGCGTAAGTACAGCTGTCGGTTCATCAAAAATCAGAATATCAACATTTCGATAGAGCATTTTTAAAATCTCTACCCGCTGCTTAGCTCCTATTGAAATGTCCTCAACTCGTACATCTGGGTCCAGTTCAAATTTGTAATCCTTAATCAGCTTTTCAATTTCTTCTCTCTCACGTTTTCTATCTATGAGCGGCCATTTAATTTTTAATCTGCCTTTAAAATCCGTAGTCCTATTTATCTCTGTACCAAGCAGTATATTTTCAAATATGGTCAGACTGGGCACCAGCTTAAAATGCTGATGCACCATACCTAACCCGCAATTTATCGCGTCAAGGGGGGTATTGAAGTTTACCTTTTTGCCTGATACATACAATTCTCCGGAGGTTGGCCGCTGTAAACCGTAAAACATGTTCATGAGAGTTGTTTTTCCTGCTCCGTTTTCTCCTACAATAGCAGTGATTTCGCCTTTCACGATGGAAAGACTTATATTGTCATTGGCAACAAAATCTCCATATTTTTTTGTTAAATTTACAGCTTCAATTGCGTTCATAGTTTCCGCCTTCATTCTCTTTATTTGGATTTAGTCATTGGGCATGGAGAGATGGGTTAACTTTGACTTGTCAAAAGATTCGCCGGCCTGGGCATTAGTTACCTTTATTTCACCACTGGCAATTTTACTGGCCACAGTTGAAAGTTCATTTTTTATCTCAGCCCATTTTTCTTTACCTGCATCAGTAATCTTTGATCCTATTGTACTTAAGTCAGTAATACCTGTTGCACCGGAAGCCAGATCATAGGTTAGTGTTTTTCCCTTCATCTGATCCAGTTCATTGTTCTTAAATTTCTCAACAATTTCATAAACAGGAACTTCTGTATTCTTCAATACACTTGTCAAAACGTAACCCGGCTGGTTATCGTCTTTGTTGGCATCAACTTCTATCGACAGCTTCTTTACTTCTTTTGCCTTTGAATCTACTCCGTCACCAACAGAACCTGCCACTGCATTAACTATATTGGCACCGTCCTGATAATAGGTGTTGGCTTTTGTGGCACCTGCCGCAGAATCGGAGAAGCCTGCATTGTAATCACTGTAATAAGTGTAATGAACGCCTAACTGTTCTGCCATATAGTTAATACCTTCAGCATATCCATAGCTAAATACTGTAATACCATTGGATTTTGAGCCACCAAGGAATCCTATTTTTCTCCCCGCATCTCCTTCAGTGAAATTATAATCCTGCTCATTAAAGAGAACTTTTGCATTTTCATTAACCAAAACACTTAGCACGCCTGCCATGAAAGATGCTTCATGCACATCAAAAAGTACTGATATAACATTATTATGGATTGTGGCACCATCTGCATTAACATTGGGATTGTCATTGAAGATTACGAAAGTAGTATCCGGATACTGCTCTGCAATTGGCTTGTTTCCGCCAACACCATTTATAAGAGCATCAAAATTGTATTCAAGACTGAATATCAACTTATATCCAGCTTCGGCGAGCTGAGTGAGACTGCCTGGAATATCTGTAGATTCTACAACTTTATAATCGATTCCCAATTTTTCCTTGGCTTTTTCAAGACCTTTTATAGCCGACTGGTTATAGCCCTTGTCATTAGCACCTGCTGCTGAAGTGATAAGAGCAACTCCCAAATTTTTCGATTTGTTTGAACATCCGGTAAACACAAGAGGTATAAGCATGATGACTATTGCAACGACTGCAATGGTTCTTACTAAATTGATTTTTTTCATCTCATCCACTCCTATTTTTTTAGACGACTGTTGTGTTGGTTGGGTAGTTTTAGCTGCAGCAATAAAACTACTGAATTTTATATTATATAATCAATTCCTATGCTTACGCATATATTAGAATTGATCTATAACCGTTATATAGCTTTTGATTTCATATGCTATTCTTTTTTATCCAATAAACCGATTTGTTTATTAAATTTTTATCTGACTTGATTAATGCAGAATTTCAGTTTATCTGTCCTGTAATAGGTTTTAAATTTTTCGATAGGTACCTCCTTGCCGTTAACTATACCTAAGGTAACAGCTCTGAACAGAAGAATCGGTTCACCCTCATCTATATTAAGAATTTCAGCCACTTCATCGGCTGCCAGCACAGCCTCAATTGTTCTTGTAGCTTTGGTAATACGTGTGCCATATTCATTTTCCAGCACATTATAAATGGATTCCACCCCAAAATCGAAATTTTCTATTCCAGGGAAAAGCTTGCACGGCAGATAGGTAGTTGTCAGGTTCAATGGCTCATTATCTGCAAAATAGACACGTTTTACTTTGAAGAGCTTATCTCCGCTACATAAATGCAATTGCCTCATGGAAGCCTGGTCAGCGGTAATTATTTCAGCCGACAGAAGACGTTTGGACGGTGTCATTCCCATCCTGATAATATCCTCGGTACAACTGGTAAGGGATACAAGATCCTGATTTAATTTATCATTTTTAACAAAAGTACCTTTGCCCTGTATACGGTAAACATACCCCTCTTTAACCAAATCATCTATGGCTTTCTTTGCTGTGATTCTGCTTACTCCAAACATATTCATAATCTCACGTTCGCTGGGTAGCATGCCGTCAGGGCCTATTTCTTCCTGATCAATCATTTCAAGTATTTTCTTTTTTACACTATAATATTTTGGGGTCATTCCAGAATCCAATTAATATCACTCCATTCAGTGAATTATATAGAAGTAAGTTAGTTTGATATTAATATGTCATTATATTAACATGTTATTATATTGATATGTTGATATGTCCACTTATAATATACTACAAACTTAACATAATGTCAATATTTTTTCATTGCCGCTTTTTCACCTTTAGCCTATCCTGTATAAATAAGCAATAGTGCATACTCAATCAAAATATGTTTACATAATAACATTTTTCATATCCTTATGATATTTTTATCACATAAACATTTTTGAGTAAAATAACTGAATTTTTTTAGAATGAATGCTTATTTAATGAATATTCAACCTCAAATGCAAATTCTCACCAAGTTTACTACAGATTAGCCTCCTGAATTCAGTAAATCCGAAAAAGGTTTTACAGAATAAAAGATAGGAATTTTCATAATCTTAAATAATATGACATAAAAAAATATCGGAAGGGATGCTATCTCTTCCTCATCCATTCCTTCCTTTAATCATCGCAATAAACTTATTCACTTGGTGATGTTTAACTTATATCGATTTTATCATATTATCAATAAATTTTTCTGCTTTTTGGATATCTTTTTCATCGGGATGTCCCTCGGAAAGCTTTCTAAAAAGCTCAAATATCATGTTCTTTTTGATTTCTGTAGTTGTATAATATCCTTTGCAAGCAAAGCTGCCTTTGCATATTGCACCTTTTGACCTTAAAATTTTAAGCAGTTTATTATTATAAAACCTTGCTCCAATCCCACTTGTAGAAAATACAAAAACATTTTTTCCCTTTAAGTCAAGTTTTTCAACACAATTAAGAAGTTTTGAGGATAGGCTTTCCCTGTAAACTCCAGATCCAAAGCCAATTAAATCATAATTGTCAATTTTAATCTCATTAGATTCCTTTAGATTAATTAAGTCTGCATTTATTTTTTTTGCAAATACATTAGCTATCTTTTCAGTATTGCTGTACATAGAGTAGTACACAATTAAAGCTTTCATAAGTCATATTCTCTCCTTATCCTTCATTTTCAATATTAGTTTATTCTCCGAAAACACCATTAAATACAACAATGGATCATTAAATTTTCCGCCAATACTATTTTAGTATTATACCACAATATCAAAAAGACTTTACTTTCAAATTTATCGTTTTTTCATTGTAGTTTCCGTAATTGTATGATATAATAGTAAAAAAAAGTAATTGTTTTTAACCAATTAATTGATTATTACAATGCCGTTAAGAGTGATTGCAAAAATATAGGCAATCACTTTTTTAACAAAACAGTTTTGCTGTTATATTGATTTTTATATAAGAGAAAAACAATAAAAATAAATAAAGATTCACTTAAGTCAAAAATCGGAATTTCCAAGTATTCAAAGCTCATCTTCATAAATCCTTACATACCAATCTACAAATCAATTTTCAAAGTATGCAATAATTAAAGCGTTATATTTACTAATCAAAAATTCAATTTTTTCAATAGTTAATCAATTGATTGCCTTATTATTTTTATGCTCAGGAGGTGAAGTATCAGTAAATTTATACTGATTAATCAAAAGGTCTGTTTTATAGGAACAGGACAATTTAAAATCAAAAACTTTATCGGGAGGAATTTTATGTCCAGAAAGATTTCAGTGCATATATCATTTTTGATTGCATTATCAATGATTTTGACTGCTTTCATTTCCATGTCAACAACGGTGAAAGCCAATGAAATTAAAGATATAGTTTACGGTGACTTAAATGGAGACGGGAATGCAGATTCTATCGATTATGCAACATTGAAAATGTATTTGGTGGGAATTATCCAGCTATCGGAAAAACAGCTTAAAGCCAGTGACTTAAATCTTGACGGTGATGTAAACTCCATTGACTTTGCACACTTCAAACGTTATTTATTAGGAATGATTAAAAGTTTACCCGTTGAACCTGTGGAAGCAACACCTACGCCTGTAATAACAACACCGACTCCTACCAGCATAATACCGACACCGACAAGTTTTGTAAAAGAAGGAGACATCGTTCTTGAGCCAAATGGTTCAATGACTTTGGAACAGGCAATCAAATCCATACAACCGGGAAATACCATATATCTTAAGTCAGGAACCTATAAATACTCAAAAACAATTGTAATAGCTGAAGGCAATAACGGTTATCCTGGAGCATACAAGAAAATAGCCTCCTACGGCAATGACAAGCCCATAATTGACTTTTCAGCAATGGCCGAAAACTCCTCCAATAGAGGAATTGTCCTGGCAGGCAATTACTGGCACATTAAAAATATTGCAATTCACGGTGCCGGAGACAACGGAATGCTGGTTGCAGGGCACAACAACATAATTGAAGCTTGCAATTTCATGTATAATCGTGATTCGGGACTTCAGTTGTCAAGATATAATTCTTCATATACCACAAAGGACAAATGGCCCAGCAACAACCTGATAGTAGATTGCTATTCTGCTGAAAATATGGACTCCCGTGCGGAAGATGCCGACGGTTTTGCTGCAAAGCTTACATGCGGCGAAGGCAATATTTTCAGGAACTGTAAAGCAGAATTCAACTGTGATGACGGCTGGGATTTGTATACAAAATCCGATACTGGAGCCATAGGCGTTGTAATTATGGAAAATTGTGAAGCAAGCAATAACGGTAAATATCGTTCAGGCAGGTTAACCGGCGGTGACGGCAACGGATTCAAATTAGGCGACGACACTGCCTCCGTTCCTCATATACTAAAAAACTGTACTGCCAATTATAACGTAAAGCATGGTTTCACCGGAAACGGCAACCCTGCAAGAATTGTTATGGAAAACTGCTCAGGTACAGGTAATGGCGGAAAGCTCTTTGACAGACTTAACAATGCCATTTTCAGATAGGATAAGAAGCTTAAATAACTTTAAAGGATAAAACTATAGGTGGCTGCATAAAAACATTGCAGCTTCCTATAGTTTTTTTATGTATTAATGTTATTACTTAACATAAAATGCTTGTTAACTATTTATATTTCTGATAGAATTATTTCAAAACAACTGGAAATATTAGGTTGGCAATTTTGTTTACGAGGAGGAATAATTATGAGAAAGTTGTTTAAACACAACAGGCAGTGTTTTTTTTCTATTTTAATTTTAATCTCCTTGGTAATTATGATTTTGCCATCGACTGCTGTAGCCTTTAAAGAGCAAGAAACTGCAAATTCAAAGTATGCTGTAGGAGATATAAATCAAGATGGTACTGTTAACTCTTTGGATTACGCTATGTTGAAGGGATACTTACTCGGTATGAAAGAATTTAGCGATATCGGTCAACGTATTTTGCAAGCAGATGTTAATGGAGATGGCTGTATAGATTCCTTAGACTTTGCATCTTTTAAACTGTTTCTTTTAAAAGGAATAGAATTTCCCAGTAATAGAAAGATAAATACATTTATAACAACGGTAGAAGACGAACCGTTAAATTTAGCAACATATTCGAGGATGTAAAAAATCTTGTGTATAAGAGATTGAATGTTCTCCTTCTTGGCAAGAATTTCTAATAAGAAAAGCTAAGGAGGAGAATTTTATGTCAACACTATCAAAAGAACATATAAAGCAATTAGTTCGGGAAAATAATTTCCAAAGCGTATCAGATGTAAATGCATATCTAAAAGACATTTTTAAAGATATTATTCAAGAACTGCTTGAGGCAGAACTTGAA
It includes:
- a CDS encoding nucleoside phosphorylase — protein: METLYLRGDEKTIAKYVIFSGDPWRVEILAKLLDNPKHVAFNREFNTYTGTYKGMPITVSSTGIGAPSAAIAMEEMYQCGMEVAIRMGTTMGLKDDMLGKLVIPTGAMREEATSATYVPVSYPAVADIELINCMNKSVLENGRNYINGVVCSMDGFYSQMRESRLSQKMETDIDETFKRLKKYNVLAVDMESSCMLVLANLMGIKACIVTMTTVLENLKDQLKGEDRKKAEEDLCKIVLDGLQIYNKEVDINE
- a CDS encoding carbohydrate kinase family protein, with amino-acid sequence MKYDIITSGYVSLDRIIKTQTPVRYGYTSIIENSNNAKIYYGGCQTNIAYLTAKLGLKALPIIRVGELDYKETGFLEYLESVGVCLDAVEIIPNETTSNCYLIADSNNNHITIFYPGAMDGKYAESIKDEFFEETRLGVMTVGSYEDNVEFFNKCMKHNVPLVFGMKCDFDAFPEEFFRKVLFSSKIIFTNQGEREEIERMFKLESITELFQKGSAEIIVTTLGKNGSMYFQKTDEGIVSNTIEAAEFGKVVDTTGSGDAYMSGFLYGYANGKSVEECCNMGSVLSSFIIEKVGCTTNAPTQEEFLERYKKFISQEGK
- a CDS encoding cysteine hydrolase family protein; translated protein: MSKSALIIVDMLKDFTDPKGLVYYPQNREVLPRIKRVLEECRKHGLLVIFLQHCYRKDKFDKNLQNMRPNCIEGTDGIEIDPMLEVDPVKDYVIRKRRYSGFVGTDLDMVLRENKIENVIIVGTKTNCCIRATVTDAYNLDYLPIVVSDCVATNDEVVNQVHLTDIKKYLGKVVTSEELFALMDKGEISG
- a CDS encoding ABC transporter permease; translated protein: MNLTNNILYDMIYHSTPILLAVLGGLFAHKANVLNIGLEGMMLMGAFSSALAVMITGSLWMGLLISVLLTLILGWIFALLSVKFKSNFIITGFGINLFVTALSAFVLKYLKIANINVSSTVSVSDLKIHIPIIKDIPIIGSLLSGHTAITYTAFLLIIVVSIVLYDTKFGVYVRVVGENEEAAKSVGINVNAIKYAAVLIGAALCALAGMELSVERLALFTNGMTAGRGFIAIAAIYCGRGEPLKCSLYAILFGLAKSLAINLALFAGPVSGLFEMVPYLTIVVVLLVVSVIQNRNNNLRGFKLE
- a CDS encoding ABC transporter permease, with the protein product MKKKNEILSNIYSILIPIIIALFVGGIIIAAIGENPFLTYQIMIQKSLFSVKGILKTLHFASPLILTGLAIAITFKANIFNMGVEGAAVLGGFFAGVVGFSIKGINPVLHIMLCLLTGMIVGMVFTLIPAVLKAYFKVNEMVVTLMLNYVVVEVVKYLAQGVFKDPASGYVATYAINDSAMFNKILNSDLTMFFFLALIVFAILYVIFKKSKLGFEITAIGKNPEFSEATGMKVAKKIIFIMLISGAVSGLAGAGYLMSEKYRFTLDFSGSPGLGWDGMLIALLGNHNPIGVLIAAVFYAALKTGSEYIGLFTNVPKDIVGVIQGILILCLSVRFVKQNSGLFDKLTGIFKPGSRKTKSNEC
- a CDS encoding ABC transporter ATP-binding protein, translated to MNAIEAVNLTKKYGDFVANDNISLSIVKGEITAIVGENGAGKTTLMNMFYGLQRPTSGELYVSGKKVNFNTPLDAINCGLGMVHQHFKLVPSLTIFENILLGTEINRTTDFKGRLKIKWPLIDRKREREEIEKLIKDYKFELDPDVRVEDISIGAKQRVEILKMLYRNVDILIFDEPTAVLTPQEVDELLVSFKELKKQGKTIILITHKLREVMEVSDQVIVIKRGKVVGSKPTKQTNPEEIATMMVGHEVTLQVQREKKSVDKNKVAYKVSGLSTTNNSGKKVLDNINFEIREGEILGIAGVEGNGQSELVKVLSGLMVSTEGNVQLYGEDITNKWPDELRKAGVGIIPEDRYAQGLCKEMSLSDNLIAGYHDDEKFCKHGILNKKNISKNRDILLEKYDIRVADPEGAVSQLSGGNAQKVIIAREFDSNPKVLIASQPTRGVDIGSIEFIHNKILELRRQNKAILLVSSELSEIMGLSDRIIVMYKGKIIGEVEGDKADSSKLGLLMAGITQ
- a CDS encoding BMP family lipoprotein yields the protein MKKINLVRTIAVVAIVIMLIPLVFTGCSNKSKNLGVALITSAAGANDKGYNQSAIKGLEKAKEKLGIDYKVVESTDIPGSLTQLAEAGYKLIFSLEYNFDALINGVGGNKPIAEQYPDTTFVIFNDNPNVNADGATIHNNVISVLFDVHEASFMAGVLSVLVNENAKVLFNEQDYNFTEGDAGRKIGFLGGSKSNGITVFSYGYAEGINYMAEQLGVHYTYYSDYNAGFSDSAAGATKANTYYQDGANIVNAVAGSVGDGVDSKAKEVKKLSIEVDANKDDNQPGYVLTSVLKNTEVPVYEIVEKFKNNELDQMKGKTLTYDLASGATGITDLSTIGSKITDAGKEKWAEIKNELSTVASKIASGEIKVTNAQAGESFDKSKLTHLSMPND
- a CDS encoding GntR family transcriptional regulator; the encoded protein is MTPKYYSVKKKILEMIDQEEIGPDGMLPSEREIMNMFGVSRITAKKAIDDLVKEGYVYRIQGKGTFVKNDKLNQDLVSLTSCTEDIIRMGMTPSKRLLSAEIITADQASMRQLHLCSGDKLFKVKRVYFADNEPLNLTTTYLPCKLFPGIENFDFGVESIYNVLENEYGTRITKATRTIEAVLAADEVAEILNIDEGEPILLFRAVTLGIVNGKEVPIEKFKTYYRTDKLKFCINQVR
- a CDS encoding flavodoxin family protein, which produces MKALIVYYSMYSNTEKIANVFAKKINADLINLKESNEIKIDNYDLIGFGSGVYRESLSSKLLNCVEKLDLKGKNVFVFSTSGIGARFYNNKLLKILRSKGAICKGSFACKGYYTTTEIKKNMIFELFRKLSEGHPDEKDIQKAEKFIDNMIKSI
- a CDS encoding right-handed parallel beta-helix repeat-containing protein; translated protein: MSRKISVHISFLIALSMILTAFISMSTTVKANEIKDIVYGDLNGDGNADSIDYATLKMYLVGIIQLSEKQLKASDLNLDGDVNSIDFAHFKRYLLGMIKSLPVEPVEATPTPVITTPTPTSIIPTPTSFVKEGDIVLEPNGSMTLEQAIKSIQPGNTIYLKSGTYKYSKTIVIAEGNNGYPGAYKKIASYGNDKPIIDFSAMAENSSNRGIVLAGNYWHIKNIAIHGAGDNGMLVAGHNNIIEACNFMYNRDSGLQLSRYNSSYTTKDKWPSNNLIVDCYSAENMDSRAEDADGFAAKLTCGEGNIFRNCKAEFNCDDGWDLYTKSDTGAIGVVIMENCEASNNGKYRSGRLTGGDGNGFKLGDDTASVPHILKNCTANYNVKHGFTGNGNPARIVMENCSGTGNGGKLFDRLNNAIFR
- a CDS encoding dockerin type I repeat-containing protein, with the translated sequence MRKLFKHNRQCFFSILILISLVIMILPSTAVAFKEQETANSKYAVGDINQDGTVNSLDYAMLKGYLLGMKEFSDIGQRILQADVNGDGCIDSLDFASFKLFLLKGIEFPSNRKINTFITTVEDEPLNLATYSRM